In Granulicatella elegans, one genomic interval encodes:
- a CDS encoding sigma factor-like helix-turn-helix DNA-binding protein, with protein MAKKEYYLYVKGKAVPVSEEVYKAYWKITEHEKYLQRKDWKHNVIPFSALDHDGHFVDNIIDEKIDLEKIVEVKMRIEELHKALNTLTKEERELMEAIFYKEESLRSISRREKVTHQAISGRRDRILEKLRKILEDKI; from the coding sequence GTGGCAAAGAAAGAATATTACCTTTATGTAAAAGGCAAAGCCGTACCTGTAAGTGAAGAAGTCTACAAAGCCTATTGGAAGATAACAGAGCATGAAAAGTATCTCCAAAGAAAAGATTGGAAGCATAATGTAATACCATTTTCGGCACTGGATCATGATGGACACTTTGTAGATAACATCATAGATGAAAAGATAGACTTAGAAAAAATTGTAGAAGTAAAAATGCGAATTGAAGAACTTCATAAAGCATTAAATACTCTTACAAAAGAAGAACGAGAACTAATGGAAGCCATCTTCTACAAAGAAGAAAGTCTAAGGTCAATCAGCAGAAGAGAGAAAGTTACACATCAAGCAATCAGTGGGAGGAGGGATAGGATTTTAGAAAAACTGAGAAAGATTTTAGAAGATAAAATCTAA
- the mobQ gene encoding MobQ family relaxase: MAETFHFNISMISRGKSKSAVASAAYISCEKIKNEWDGEVHDYHNKKGLLHSEIFLPENVPIALKDRTTLWNSVELNEKASNAQLARNFIIALPKELSFEENKKLITDFIQENFVSKGMIADLAIHDRTSEDNNNIHAHIMTTLRPINEKGEWQAKSKKEYVIDENGEKIKLKSGNYKTRKVELTDWNNKGNAEKWRENFARLCNQYLEKNHQEKRVDHRSYKRQGIEEIPTIHMGASASALEKKGIETDKGNINREIKKHNSLVKAIKNKIKEITSWIDSLLGNLQAKYDGYKQTKKDELENKAELFNLYEYISIYNEIQGEKTKNLSDYGQIKKGNADLKRFVKAIYYLKDNHLQTIADLQEKVFELAKQSKKISEDIQSKTQRIKELNRCFICADIIKENKAVYQEYKDKTFLKDKFYNSHKDEIENYKKARKTIEKFTGTSAIKSSDWQKEISSLEKEIQDLTEDKAKVQDEFKQIDHIKYAVKIVGDEYGIDLSIEIDKAIKRGDKPSVIAQLKKFQEQEERKGQYKQKAKEKAKENYKNKGEER; this comes from the coding sequence GTGGCAGAAACATTTCACTTTAATATTTCAATGATAAGCAGAGGAAAAAGTAAATCGGCAGTTGCAAGTGCAGCATATATCTCTTGCGAGAAAATCAAAAATGAATGGGACGGAGAAGTTCATGACTATCACAATAAAAAAGGACTTTTACATTCAGAAATTTTCTTGCCGGAGAATGTCCCCATAGCATTAAAAGATAGAACTACCTTATGGAACAGCGTTGAGCTAAATGAGAAAGCAAGCAACGCACAGCTTGCAAGAAACTTCATTATCGCTTTACCAAAAGAATTATCTTTTGAAGAAAACAAGAAACTCATTACCGACTTTATACAGGAAAATTTTGTATCAAAAGGAATGATAGCAGACCTTGCAATCCATGATAGAACAAGTGAAGATAACAACAATATACATGCTCATATTATGACTACCCTTAGACCAATCAATGAAAAAGGAGAGTGGCAGGCAAAAAGCAAAAAAGAATATGTAATTGATGAAAATGGAGAAAAGATAAAACTAAAAAGCGGGAACTACAAAACAAGAAAAGTAGAGCTGACAGACTGGAACAATAAAGGAAACGCAGAGAAATGGAGAGAGAATTTTGCAAGACTTTGTAATCAGTATTTAGAAAAAAATCATCAAGAAAAGAGAGTGGATCATCGTTCCTACAAAAGGCAAGGGATAGAAGAAATCCCAACCATTCACATGGGAGCAAGTGCCAGTGCCTTAGAGAAAAAAGGAATCGAAACCGACAAAGGAAACATCAACAGAGAAATAAAAAAACATAACTCTTTAGTAAAAGCTATCAAGAACAAGATAAAAGAAATCACTTCTTGGATAGACTCTTTACTTGGAAATCTGCAAGCAAAATACGATGGGTATAAACAGACCAAGAAAGATGAACTGGAGAACAAAGCAGAACTCTTTAACCTTTATGAATATATTTCTATCTACAACGAAATACAGGGAGAAAAAACAAAAAATCTATCCGACTATGGACAGATAAAAAAGGGAAATGCAGACCTAAAGAGATTTGTAAAAGCAATCTACTATCTAAAAGATAATCATCTTCAAACCATAGCAGACCTACAAGAAAAAGTTTTTGAACTGGCAAAGCAAAGTAAAAAGATAAGTGAAGATATTCAAAGCAAAACCCAAAGAATAAAGGAGTTAAATCGTTGCTTTATTTGTGCAGACATCATCAAAGAAAATAAGGCGGTATATCAGGAATATAAAGATAAAACTTTTCTTAAAGATAAATTTTACAATTCACATAAAGATGAAATTGAAAACTACAAAAAAGCAAGAAAGACTATAGAAAAATTTACTGGAACATCAGCTATAAAGTCGAGTGATTGGCAGAAAGAAATATCAAGCCTTGAAAAAGAGATACAAGACTTAACTGAAGATAAAGCTAAAGTTCAAGACGAATTTAAGCAGATAGATCATATCAAATATGCAGTAAAGATTGTGGGTGACGAGTATGGAATAGATTTATCTATAGAGATAGACAAGGCAATTAAGAGGGGAGATAAACCAAGTGTAATTGCACAACTGAAAAAATTTCAAGAGCAAGAGGAAAGAAAGGGTCAGTACAAACAAAAAGCAAAAGAAAAGGCTAAAGAAAATTATAAAAATAAAGGGGAGGAAAGATAA
- a CDS encoding DUF3847 domain-containing protein, translating to MKKEKTLQEVQEQISELQEEREKCDVKLKQLQNQGKKLEKLANEKERKRRNHRLIQRGLIVERVIKNPLIFTNEEIEKLLNISTHTEEYRQAYEEMINGKDMEDETDIE from the coding sequence ATGAAGAAAGAAAAAACATTACAGGAAGTACAGGAACAAATTTCTGAACTTCAGGAAGAAAGAGAAAAGTGCGATGTAAAGCTGAAACAATTACAAAATCAAGGCAAAAAATTAGAAAAACTGGCAAATGAAAAGGAACGAAAAAGAAGAAATCACAGGCTCATACAAAGGGGATTGATAGTAGAAAGGGTCATTAAAAATCCTCTAATATTTACCAATGAGGAGATAGAAAAACTGTTAAATATCTCTACTCACACAGAAGAATACAGACAAGCCTATGAAGAAATGATAAATGGGAAAGATATGGAAGATGAAACAGACATAGAGTAG